TGTCCCCGATTGAGTAAAGCTTCCGGTACGCTTCGGCCATGTTGAAATAGGCTTCGGGGAAATAGGGCAGGATTTCGACGGCTTTCTTGAGCCATTCAACGGTTTCGGCCGGATTGTTGTTCATGGCGTGCAAGGTCCCCATTCCGTAGCAGACATCGTGGTTGCGCGGATGTTCCGAGGCCAACTGTTCCATGGCCTCCATCGCTCCGTTCAGGTCTCCATTCTGCTGGAGTTGGAATGCGGAATCGACGGCATCTTGGACTTCGGGATTGATTTCGGCGATGAAGTGCCCGTCCGGCAGTGTGCCCGCATTCCAGCGTTCGGCCTGATGACGCAGGACCTCGGCATAGTGCGGGCAACCCTCGCAGTGGGTGCCGCGTATTTCCGCGCAGCAGCGAGAGCAGATGGGGGTGTTTTCCTGGAGCCGGCATTCGCGCCTGGGCTTGCCTTTGCTGCAGATTGGGCATTTATTCTTCATATAGGATACCTCGGTGATGTGGATAAATAGTTTGGATTGCTAGCCTTTTTGT
This DNA window, taken from Pontiella desulfatans, encodes the following:
- a CDS encoding tetratricopeptide repeat protein; protein product: MKNKCPICSKGKPRRECRLQENTPICSRCCAEIRGTHCEGCPHYAEVLRHQAERWNAGTLPDGHFIAEINPEVQDAVDSAFQLQQNGDLNGAMEAMEQLASEHPRNHDVCYGMGTLHAMNNNPAETVEWLKKAVEILPYFPEAYFNMAEAYRKLYSIGDMVRAHRKVVEYGDPGEEYYRSAKESLEHTAQVIQENNGIGLNAYLESEAAFNKAFALMEEEQQWEKALAGFQAAAALHDLNAPTHGNMGLCLAYLGRKAEALAKFDRALEIDPAYEPAMFNRLSAEAMDEGHPLEVAGFKTIHFSKEQVEKKKGEANA